One genomic window of Evansella cellulosilytica DSM 2522 includes the following:
- the ahpF gene encoding alkyl hydroperoxide reductase subunit F: protein MLEAEIKQQLEQYLQLLENDIVLKVSVSDDNVSKEMLSLVNEIADMSSKITVEQVELYRTPSFSVNRVGEDTGVTFAGIPLGHEFTSLVLALLQVSGRAPKVDQSAIDQIKSIEGEFHFESYVSLSCHNCPDVVQALNVMSVLNPGITHTMIDGAAFKHEVESRDVMAVPTVYLNGEFLTSGRASLEELLAKITDAPDASHFEDKDPFDVLVVGGGPAGSSAAIYAARKGIRTGIVAERFGGQIMDTLSIENFISQKYTEGPKLAASLEEHVKEYNIDVMNLQRAKRLEKKDLVELELENGAVLKSKSVIISTGARWRNVGVPGEAEFKNKGVAYCPHCDGPLFEGRDVAVIGGGNSGIEAAIDLAGIVKHVTVLEFMPELKADEVLQERLYSLPNVTVVKNAQTKEIIGDDKVNGITYIDRDTEEEHHVELAGVFVQIGLVPNTEWLDGVIERNRFGEILVDRHGATNVPGVFAAGDCTDSAYKQIIISMGSGATAALGAFDHLIRN from the coding sequence ATGCTAGAAGCTGAAATAAAGCAACAATTAGAGCAATACTTACAATTACTAGAAAACGACATCGTTTTAAAGGTAAGCGTGAGCGATGATAACGTTTCAAAAGAAATGTTATCGTTAGTGAATGAAATCGCTGATATGTCGTCAAAAATTACTGTTGAACAAGTTGAGCTATATAGAACACCAAGCTTTAGCGTCAACCGTGTTGGTGAAGATACTGGTGTTACATTCGCTGGTATTCCTTTAGGACATGAGTTTACTTCATTAGTGCTAGCTCTACTCCAAGTTAGTGGTAGAGCACCTAAGGTTGATCAAAGTGCTATTGATCAAATTAAAAGCATTGAAGGAGAATTCCATTTTGAATCATACGTAAGCTTAAGCTGTCACAACTGTCCTGACGTTGTACAAGCACTTAACGTCATGAGCGTCCTTAACCCAGGAATTACACACACTATGATTGATGGTGCTGCATTTAAGCATGAGGTTGAAAGTAGAGACGTCATGGCTGTGCCAACAGTATATTTAAATGGTGAATTTTTAACGAGTGGCCGTGCATCACTTGAGGAGCTTCTTGCAAAAATCACGGATGCACCAGATGCATCTCATTTTGAGGATAAAGATCCATTCGATGTCCTCGTTGTTGGTGGTGGTCCAGCAGGTTCAAGTGCGGCTATTTATGCAGCGAGAAAAGGTATTCGTACTGGTATTGTTGCAGAGCGCTTCGGTGGTCAAATTATGGATACACTTAGTATTGAAAACTTCATTAGTCAAAAATATACTGAAGGTCCTAAGCTTGCAGCTAGTCTTGAGGAGCATGTGAAGGAATATAATATTGATGTAATGAATTTACAGCGTGCAAAACGCTTAGAGAAAAAAGACCTTGTTGAACTTGAACTTGAAAATGGTGCAGTTCTTAAAAGTAAGAGTGTCATCATTTCAACTGGTGCTCGCTGGCGTAATGTTGGTGTCCCTGGTGAAGCAGAGTTTAAAAACAAGGGCGTAGCATATTGCCCTCACTGTGACGGTCCGTTATTTGAAGGTAGAGACGTAGCTGTTATCGGCGGTGGTAACTCTGGTATCGAAGCTGCAATTGATCTTGCAGGTATCGTAAAGCATGTAACAGTACTTGAGTTCATGCCTGAGCTAAAGGCTGATGAAGTTTTACAAGAGCGCCTATATAGCTTACCAAATGTAACTGTCGTTAAAAATGCACAAACGAAGGAAATCATAGGGGACGATAAAGTGAACGGTATTACGTATATTGATCGTGATACAGAAGAAGAGCATCACGTTGAATTAGCAGGTGTTTTTGTTCAAATCGGTCTTGTCCCTAATACCGAATGGCTAGATGGTGTCATAGAACGTAACCGCTTTGGTGAAATTCTAGTGGATCGCCACGGTGCTACAAACGTTCCAGGTGTTTTTGCAGCTGGTGATTGTACGGATAGTGCATATAAGCAAATCATTATTTCTATGGGATCAGGTGCAACAGCAGCATTAGGTGCTTTTGACCACCTTATCCGAAATTAG
- a CDS encoding EAL domain-containing protein gives MTCKSCLIDEVIYEIKIDGDENVSFIGEVVEHFRRNNFKVSFASNIIKLEETGVIDLFDFIMDHMPAHHVSFRTNGGEWRPFLEIKEAYKLRWIDDVIENERLTCYFQPIVNQEEEIFGYEILARFQKEDGSLIYPGEIFDAARKRGRLYALDKLCRMTAVKFAARIQDKKAFINFLPTSIYSPEFCLRSTVKLASELNLDPHQLVFEVVETEKVDDIAHLKTILSYYKEKGFEYALDDVGEGYNTYTMLEDISPQYMKLDMQYVQGVFEDEKKQQVAKKFLQKAKEIGATPLAEGVEETNDYQWLKKIGYELFQGYLFGKPSPHL, from the coding sequence ATGACATGTAAAAGTTGTTTAATAGATGAAGTGATTTATGAAATTAAAATTGATGGGGATGAGAATGTATCTTTCATTGGTGAAGTTGTAGAGCACTTTAGGCGTAATAATTTTAAAGTCTCCTTTGCAAGTAATATTATCAAGCTAGAGGAGACAGGAGTAATTGACCTATTTGATTTCATCATGGATCATATGCCCGCACATCATGTATCTTTTCGAACGAATGGTGGAGAGTGGCGTCCGTTTTTAGAGATTAAAGAAGCATACAAGTTAAGGTGGATTGATGACGTAATTGAAAATGAACGTCTTACTTGTTATTTTCAACCAATTGTAAATCAAGAAGAAGAGATATTTGGATATGAAATTTTGGCAAGATTTCAGAAAGAAGATGGAAGTTTAATATATCCTGGTGAGATTTTTGACGCTGCAAGAAAAAGAGGGCGTTTATATGCATTAGATAAATTATGTAGAATGACAGCAGTGAAGTTTGCAGCCAGAATACAAGATAAAAAAGCATTTATTAACTTTCTTCCGACGTCGATTTACTCACCGGAGTTCTGTCTACGTTCAACAGTAAAGTTAGCCAGCGAATTAAACCTGGATCCCCACCAATTAGTATTCGAAGTAGTAGAAACGGAGAAAGTTGATGATATTGCTCACTTGAAAACAATACTGTCTTACTACAAAGAAAAAGGATTCGAGTATGCATTGGATGATGTAGGTGAAGGTTATAACACTTATACAATGCTGGAGGATATTTCACCACAGTATATGAAGCTAGACATGCAATATGTACAAGGAGTTTTTGAAGATGAGAAGAAACAACAGGTGGCTAAAAAGTTTTTACAAAAGGCCAAAGAGATAGGAGCCACACCTTTAGCAGAAGGTGTAGAGGAAACAAACGACTATCAATGGTTGAAAAAGATAGGATATGAATTGTTTCAAGGATATTTATTTGGAAAACCATCCCCACACCTATAA
- a CDS encoding YeeE/YedE family protein, translating to MALQSLKEQKTNVQTETPLPPMQLNQFIIGFIAFIILGVVTYTIAGLQMLILLSFGLILGYTLFHARFGFTSAFRRFMAVGNGEALRAHMIMLAVAITLFAPILHLGIGFFGVDPSGYVSPVGTSVIVGSFLFGIGMQLGNGCASGALYQIGGGRTSAIIVLIGFIIGSVFGAWHFEFWTVTAPNLPPISLAEDTSLGFIGAWILQLAIFGGIILLTIIVAKRRRSPKMAVLPTAAGWKKIIRGAWPLWVAAVILAVFNALTLMVSGAPWGVTGAFALWGSKIAQFIGIDVLQWGYWSGGREIQLEQSVFQETTSVMNFGVIAGAFMAAAAGGILSFKKKIPFKIIMASLIGGLLMGYGARLAYGCNIGAYFGGIASFSVHGWVWMIFAMIGTYIALFIRPLFGLKNPKSTDNFC from the coding sequence ATGGCTTTGCAGTCATTAAAAGAACAGAAAACGAATGTCCAAACTGAAACACCATTACCACCTATGCAGTTGAATCAATTTATTATTGGATTTATCGCATTTATTATTTTAGGTGTGGTCACATACACAATTGCTGGCTTACAAATGTTGATTCTTTTATCATTTGGACTTATATTAGGATACACGCTTTTTCACGCTCGATTCGGGTTTACGTCAGCGTTTCGCCGATTTATGGCCGTTGGAAATGGTGAGGCTTTACGTGCGCATATGATTATGTTGGCAGTCGCAATTACTTTATTTGCACCAATTTTACATTTGGGAATTGGGTTTTTTGGTGTTGATCCATCAGGATATGTTTCTCCAGTTGGAACAAGTGTTATTGTTGGTTCTTTCTTGTTTGGTATTGGTATGCAGCTTGGAAATGGCTGTGCTTCGGGAGCGTTATACCAAATTGGTGGTGGTCGAACGTCTGCCATTATTGTTCTAATTGGCTTTATTATTGGTTCTGTGTTCGGTGCTTGGCACTTTGAGTTTTGGACAGTAACAGCACCTAACTTACCTCCAATTTCACTTGCTGAGGATACTAGTTTAGGTTTTATTGGTGCATGGATATTGCAATTAGCAATTTTCGGAGGAATCATTTTACTAACGATTATTGTAGCGAAGAGACGTCGCTCTCCAAAAATGGCAGTACTTCCGACAGCAGCAGGCTGGAAAAAAATTATTCGTGGTGCTTGGCCTTTATGGGTGGCAGCAGTCATTTTAGCTGTTTTTAATGCTTTAACGTTAATGGTCAGTGGTGCTCCATGGGGTGTTACGGGGGCATTTGCTCTATGGGGATCAAAAATTGCTCAATTTATTGGAATTGATGTATTGCAATGGGGGTACTGGTCTGGCGGCCGAGAGATTCAGCTTGAACAATCAGTTTTCCAAGAAACAACAAGTGTGATGAACTTCGGAGTTATAGCGGGCGCATTTATGGCAGCTGCAGCAGGTGGAATATTAAGTTTTAAAAAGAAAATTCCATTTAAGATCATCATGGCCTCATTAATTGGTGGATTATTAATGGGATATGGTGCAAGGCTTGCATACGGATGTAACATCGGAGCTTATTTCGGTGGTATAGCATCGTTTAGTGTTCACGGTTGGGTTTGGATGATATTTGCGATGATAGGAACATATATTGCTCTGTTTATTCGCCCACTATTTGGGTTGAAAAATCCTAAATCTACTGATAACTTCTGTTAA
- a CDS encoding nuclease-related domain-containing protein, with protein MILKKRFESDELLILRYLNRRIKLNEKDKFRYLNLEKGFEGEIKFDQLIENIQEERLILNDLLLEVNNSYFQIDTLIISQGIIYLIDIKNFEGDCYMESDKIFSVKTRWEYKNPINQLKRSETLFSQLLRILKCNYLVESTAIFINPHFTLYQASMDNSIILPSQVNRFISNLNNVPSKLTNSDKQLAKKLLSLHHPKTPFSLPPSYHYDQLQKGVYCNKCISYYMSIEKYNFVCGNCGEREKISKVILRHINEFKLLLPGQKITTKIISEWCNTELNRRTICRVLKNNFEAVGKTKETYYR; from the coding sequence ATGATTCTTAAGAAGAGGTTTGAGTCGGATGAATTACTCATTTTACGTTATTTAAATAGACGAATAAAGTTAAATGAGAAGGACAAGTTTCGCTATTTAAATCTTGAAAAAGGATTCGAAGGTGAAATCAAATTTGATCAACTAATCGAAAATATTCAAGAAGAAAGACTAATTCTAAATGATTTGTTATTAGAAGTTAATAATTCATATTTTCAAATTGATACGTTGATTATTTCACAGGGGATTATTTATCTTATTGATATAAAAAATTTTGAAGGCGATTGTTACATGGAATCTGATAAAATATTTTCTGTAAAAACACGATGGGAATATAAGAATCCCATTAACCAGTTAAAAAGAAGTGAAACTCTCTTCTCCCAACTACTTAGGATCCTCAAATGTAATTATCTTGTTGAATCGACCGCTATTTTTATCAATCCTCATTTTACCCTATATCAAGCTTCCATGGATAATTCTATTATACTTCCATCCCAAGTAAATCGTTTTATATCTAATTTAAACAATGTGCCTTCTAAGCTAACTAATAGTGACAAACAATTAGCGAAAAAGTTACTATCATTACATCATCCAAAGACCCCTTTCTCTTTACCTCCTAGCTATCATTATGATCAGTTACAAAAAGGCGTTTATTGTAATAAATGTATCTCCTATTATATGTCAATTGAAAAGTATAACTTTGTTTGCGGTAATTGCGGGGAACGTGAAAAAATAAGCAAAGTCATTCTTCGTCATATTAACGAATTCAAACTGCTATTACCAGGACAAAAAATTACTACTAAAATCATTTCTGAATGGTGCAATACAGAATTAAATAGAAGGACAATTTGTAGGGTATTAAAGAACAACTTTGAAGCAGTTGGAAAGACAAAAGAAACATATTATAGATAA
- a CDS encoding malate:quinone oxidoreductase, with translation MSSIQEETDVILIGAGVMSATLGSLLKELAPEWNIKVFEKLEKAGEESSNEWNNAGTGHAALCELNYTSEQPDGSIDISKAVKINEQFQISRQFWSYLVNSNLIRNPQDFIMPIPHMSLVQGEKNVTFLKKRFEALSNNPLFEGMEYTEDDEKLKEWIPLAMEGRTSNEPIAATKIDSGTDVNFGALTRTLFDHLKSKNVEFHYKHSVEDLKRTSDGSWELKVKDLHTNKKEYHKAKFVFIGGGGGSLHLLQKSGIPESKQIGGFPVSGLFLVCNNPFVVEQHHAKVYGKAKVGAPPMSVPHLDTRYINNEKSLLFGPFAGFSPKFLKYGSVFDLLTSIKPNNVLTMLAAGAKEMSLTKYLIQQVMLSHEKRMEELREFIPNAKNDDWEIVVAGQRVQVIKDTEKGKGTLQFGTEVVSAEDGSIAALLGASPGASTAVNVMLEVLEKCFPEHMIGWEGKIKEMIPSYGESLVENRELFREIHKHTDETLGLCEKEPVYS, from the coding sequence ATGAGCAGCATTCAAGAAGAAACAGACGTTATTTTAATTGGTGCTGGAGTCATGAGTGCGACTTTAGGATCATTATTAAAAGAGCTAGCACCGGAATGGAACATTAAAGTATTTGAGAAGCTTGAAAAAGCAGGGGAAGAAAGCTCTAATGAATGGAACAATGCTGGAACAGGGCATGCAGCATTGTGCGAGCTAAACTATACATCCGAACAGCCTGACGGGTCTATAGATATTAGTAAAGCAGTAAAAATCAATGAACAGTTTCAGATATCGAGGCAATTTTGGTCTTATTTAGTTAACAGTAATCTCATTCGTAATCCTCAAGACTTTATTATGCCAATACCTCATATGAGTTTAGTCCAGGGGGAAAAAAATGTAACATTTTTAAAGAAAAGATTTGAAGCGCTCTCAAATAATCCCTTATTTGAAGGAATGGAATATACCGAGGACGATGAAAAACTGAAAGAGTGGATCCCTCTTGCGATGGAAGGTCGTACGTCTAATGAACCGATAGCTGCAACAAAAATAGATTCAGGAACAGATGTAAACTTTGGTGCATTGACACGGACACTGTTTGATCACTTAAAGAGTAAAAATGTAGAGTTTCACTACAAACATAGTGTTGAAGATTTGAAACGTACAAGTGATGGCTCTTGGGAATTAAAAGTGAAAGACCTACACACGAATAAAAAAGAATATCATAAAGCAAAATTCGTCTTTATTGGGGGCGGCGGAGGAAGCCTACATTTATTACAAAAATCTGGCATACCTGAATCAAAGCAAATTGGAGGATTCCCTGTAAGCGGCTTGTTCTTAGTATGCAATAATCCATTTGTTGTTGAGCAACATCATGCGAAGGTGTATGGAAAAGCTAAAGTTGGTGCGCCACCAATGTCAGTCCCACATCTAGACACTAGGTATATAAATAATGAAAAGTCACTTCTATTCGGACCTTTTGCAGGCTTTTCACCTAAGTTTTTAAAATATGGTTCAGTGTTCGATTTGCTAACTTCAATAAAGCCTAATAATGTGCTTACGATGCTAGCTGCTGGAGCAAAGGAAATGTCATTGACAAAATACTTGATTCAGCAAGTTATGCTCTCACATGAAAAGCGGATGGAAGAATTAAGAGAGTTTATTCCTAACGCTAAAAATGATGACTGGGAAATTGTTGTTGCTGGTCAGCGTGTGCAAGTGATAAAGGATACGGAAAAAGGAAAAGGAACTTTACAGTTTGGGACGGAAGTCGTTAGTGCAGAGGATGGCTCGATTGCTGCATTGCTCGGTGCTTCACCAGGTGCATCAACAGCAGTCAACGTTATGCTAGAAGTATTAGAAAAATGCTTCCCAGAGCACATGATTGGATGGGAAGGGAAAATTAAAGAAATGATTCCATCCTACGGTGAATCTTTAGTAGAAAACCGAGAGCTGTTCAGAGAAATTCATAAACATACAGATGAGACGCTCGGTCTTTGTGAAAAAGAACCTGTTTATAGTTAG
- a CDS encoding ATP-binding protein, whose translation MLGLQELLLNFLFLIVFLLFIPIISELNCKLMTYRKKKWIYIISASLAIISCMSFPIPVMDGYFFDLRLVALTIAGLYGGIPSILILGGVIIICRFIIGGLGATATIIVITLLTILLSTMYKSFNQSTRTKKVILGTALSLTAAILALLNSIFIFSMPFSATLFFLYIILTIISTALLIYFSEVFNESLFINKRLAKAEKLEVVSHLASSVSHEVRNPLTVVKGFLQLMMQNDLPDSQRKGYLKIAIDEVNRANEIISDYLTFAKPAPENVKTLNIKEEIQHTLNLILPLANMKGVKVETELEEVYTKGDDQLFQQCLLNITKNCIEAMPATGTLKINAEITNEQIMLIISDNGKGMTKEQLARLGEPYFTTKGSEGTGLGMMVAIKIIASMNGKLSVKSEVNKGTNFYIRLPYLK comes from the coding sequence ATGTTGGGTTTACAGGAACTTTTATTAAATTTTCTTTTTTTAATTGTTTTCTTACTTTTTATACCTATTATTTCCGAATTAAATTGCAAATTAATGACGTACCGTAAGAAAAAATGGATATATATCATATCCGCTTCATTAGCCATTATTAGTTGCATGTCCTTTCCTATACCTGTAATGGACGGTTATTTTTTTGATTTAAGATTAGTAGCACTTACAATAGCTGGATTATATGGTGGTATTCCATCTATTCTTATATTAGGTGGCGTTATTATCATTTGTCGCTTCATAATTGGTGGTTTAGGTGCAACAGCTACAATCATTGTCATCACTTTATTAACAATTTTATTAAGTACAATGTACAAATCTTTTAATCAATCTACACGTACAAAAAAAGTAATACTAGGAACTGCGCTTTCTCTAACAGCTGCAATTTTAGCATTGTTAAACTCCATTTTCATTTTCAGTATGCCATTTAGTGCCACGCTTTTTTTCTTATACATCATACTTACAATAATCTCAACAGCATTGCTTATTTATTTTTCTGAAGTTTTCAATGAAAGTCTTTTTATCAATAAGCGACTAGCTAAAGCAGAAAAATTGGAAGTAGTAAGTCATCTTGCATCTTCTGTATCACATGAAGTTAGAAATCCACTCACTGTTGTAAAAGGCTTTTTGCAATTAATGATGCAAAATGATTTACCCGATAGTCAAAGAAAAGGTTATTTAAAAATTGCTATTGATGAAGTTAATCGGGCAAATGAAATAATTAGTGATTATTTAACTTTTGCAAAACCTGCCCCTGAAAATGTAAAAACATTGAATATAAAAGAAGAGATACAACACACCCTTAACCTCATTTTACCGTTAGCCAATATGAAAGGGGTTAAAGTAGAAACCGAATTAGAGGAAGTATACACTAAAGGTGATGACCAACTTTTCCAACAATGTTTATTGAATATAACAAAAAACTGTATTGAGGCAATGCCCGCCACAGGCACGCTTAAAATAAATGCAGAAATAACGAATGAACAAATTATGCTAATAATATCTGATAATGGTAAAGGCATGACGAAAGAACAACTAGCACGTTTAGGCGAACCTTACTTTACAACTAAAGGAAGTGAAGGCACCGGTCTCGGAATGATGGTAGCCATCAAGATAATAGCGTCAATGAATGGAAAGCTAAGTGTAAAAAGCGAAGTTAATAAAGGAACAAACTTTTACATTCGCCTACCTTATTTGAAGTAA